The window GGTTGAATTTGACTATGCTACAGTTCACTCTGTATGGGCAATTCAAGAAGCAGGCTATGAAGCAATCATCATTAACTCAAACCCTGAAACAGTTTCAACGGACTTCTCGATTTCTGACAAGCTATACTTTGAGCCACTTACGATTGAAGATGTCATGCATATTGTAGATTTAGAAAAACCAGTTGGTGTAGTTGTTCAATTCGGTGGACAAACTGCGATAAACCTGGCCGACAAATTAGCGGCAAATGGCGTGAAAATCTTAGGCACAAGCCTAGAAGATATTGATCGTGCAGAAAACCGTGATAAATTCGAGCAAGCGTTACGTGAATTAGACATTCCACAGCCTGCAGGTGAAACAGCGATTTCAACTGATGAAGCACTTGCAATCGGTAAAAAACTTGGCTTCCCAGTTCTAGTTCGCCCTTCATATGTACTGGGTGGACGCGCGATGGAAATCGTATATAACGAACAAGAATTAGAACATTATATGGAACACGCAGTAGAAGCTTCTCCAGATCATCCGGTACTTGTTGACCGCTACCTAACAGGTCAAGAAATTGAAGTCGATGCAATCAGTGATGGTGAAAATGTATTAATTCCAGGTATTATGGAGCATGTTGAACGAGCAGGGGTCCACTCTGGTGACTCTATCTCTGTATACCCACCTCAAAAGTTAACTGATGAACAAAAAGCAACGATTGTGGATTATACAACTCGTCTAGCAAAAGGGTTAAACATTGTAGGGTTGATGAATATTCAGTACGTACTATCAAAAGGAGATATTTTCGTAATCGAAGTAAATCCTCGTTCAAGTCGTACAGTACCGTTCTTAAGCAAGATTACCAACATTCCAATGGCAAACATTGCAACAAAAGCCATTCTTGGTCAATCAATTGTTGAACAAGGATATCCAACGGGCTTAGCAAAAGAACGTAAAGGTGTATTCGTAAAAGTTCCAGTATTCAGCTTCGCGAAGCTTCGTCGTGTAGACATTACATTGGGTCCTGAAATGAAATCTACAGGGGAAGTAATGGGGAAAGATGCAACATTCGAAAAAGCTTTATACAAAGGCTTTGTTGCAGCTGGAATGGAAATTAAAACTCACGGAACTGTATTATTCACAGTATCTGATAAGGATAAAAAAGAAGCGATTGAATTAGCGAAGCGATTTAACACAGTCGGCTATCGCATTATGGCGACAGAAGGCACTGCACGAAACTTTGAGGAAGCTGGAGTTAAGGCAGATGTAGTTGGAAAAATCGGATCTAAAGAAAAAACGTTGCTTGAAGTAATTCAAAATGGTCAAGCACAACTGGTTGTTAATACGTTAACAAAAGGCAAACAGCCGGCTCGTGATGGATTTAGAATTCGCCGTGAATCTGTGGAAAATGGTGTACCTTGCTTAACATCATTAGATACAGCTGAAGCAATGTTGGAAGTAATTGAATCCATGACATTTACAGCAGAAGAAATGCCAAAAGCGGAGGTAGTTCATTAATGATTCAACAAGAACGAATGATAGTCGTTCGTCAAAGTGAAATAGCTCATCATATTTTTGAACTAACATTACAAGGTCAAATTGTTCAGGACATGAATCCTGGACAATTTGTCCATATTCGTGTGTCAGACAGCTTTGAGCCACTTCTTAGACGACCAATAAGTATTGCAAATATTAACAAAGAAACAGGAGAAGCGACAGTAATTTATCGGGCTGAAGGAAGGGGTACGCAGATTCTCTCACAAAAACAAGTGGGAGATGAAGTAGATGTCCTTGGCCCTCTAGGAAACGGCTTCCCAGTAGAAGCAGCACCTGAGGGAGGAACAGCCCTACTAGTGGGTGGAGGAATTGGTGTACCGCCACTTTATGAACTGTCCCAACAATTAAACGCGCGTGGAATCCGTACAATTCATGTATTTGGCTTTGCTACGGAGGATGTATGTTTTTATGAAGATCAGTTTTCTACATTAGGCGACACACATTTCGTAACGGTAGATGGCAGTAAAGGAACTAAAGGCTTTGTAACGGATTTATTGGAAGAACTACAACCTGAATTTGATGTGTTTTACTCATGTGGACCCCTACCAATGCTACGTGCATTAGAGCAGTTTTACCCAGAGAAGCCAGGCTACTTATCTTTTGAAGAACGTATGGGGTGTGGCATTGGTGCATGCTTTGCTTGTATTTGCAAAACAACAGAGCAAACCGATAAGGACTATGTAAAAGTTTGCTCAGATGGACCAGTATTTCCGAAAGGAGTTGTTGAGCTATGAGTCGACTAAGTATTCAACTCCCAGGCTTAGATTTAAAAAATCCAATCATGCCAGCTTCAGGCTGTTTCGGATTTGGTAAAGAATTTGCAAATCTCTATGATTTATCAAAACTAGGAGCCATCATGATTAAAGCAACAACAGTTGAGACTCGTCTAGGAAATCCGACGCCTCGCGTGGCAGAAACAGCGGCTGGAATGTTAAATGCCATCGGACTACAAAACCCTGGTTTAGAAAAAGTAATGAATAATGAACTCCCATATTTAGAACGCTTCGATGTCCCAATTATTGCAAATGTTGCTGGAACGATTACTGAAGACTATGTTGAAGTAGCTGAGAAGATTTCAACTGCTCCAAATGTTAAAGCATTGGAGTTAAACATCTCCTGTCCAAACGTAAAGCATGGGGGGATTACATTTGGAACAGATCCTGTTGTTGCTAGAGAGTTAGTGGAAGCTGTCAAAAAAGTTTCCAAGGTACCTGTGTATGTGAAACTGTCACCGAATGTAACAGACATTGTTGAAATTGCAAAAGCGGTTGAATCAGGTGGAGCAGATGGGATTACTATGATTAATACGCTAGTAGGTATGCGTTTGGATGAACGTACAGGCAAGCCTGTTATTGCAAATGGGACTGGTGGATTATCAGGTCCTGCTGTAAAACCAGTAGCCATCCGTATGGTGTATGAAGTGTACAAGGCTGTCAACATTCCAATTATCGGGATGGGTGGTGTGACAAACGCACAAGACGTAATCGACTTTATGTCAGCGGGTGCATCGGCAGTAGCAGTAGGTACAGCTAATTTTGTGGATCCTTTTGTTTGTCCGAATATTATTGAAGAATTACCAGCTCGATTAGAGAAGCTGGGGATAAAACACATTAAGGAACTCATTGGAAGGAGCCATCTGTAAATGAACAAGAACCCAATCGTTGCACTAGATTTCCCTGGTGAGAAAGAAGTTTTCCAGTTTTTAGACCAATTCAACGAATCCATTTTCGTAAAGATTGGGATGGAGTTATATTTGCAAGAAGGTCCTGGCATTGTTCAAAAAGTGAAGGAACAAGGCCATGATATTTTTTTAGATTTAAAGCTCCATGATATTCCGAATACTGTCAAGTCGGCCATGAAAGGATTGGCTCGCTTAGGGGTTGACTTAGTCAATGTTCATGCAGCAGGTGGAATCGAGATGATGAGTGGTGCTCTGGAAGGTTTAGAAGCAGGAACACCAGCCGGCAAAGAGAGGGCTAAATTGATTGCAGTGACACAGCTCACTTCAACTACAGAAGAGCAAATGAAACAAGAGCAAAAGATTAATCTATCTTTACTTGATTCTGTATTGCATTATGCAAGTACTACGAAGGAAGCTGGTTTGGATGGGGTTGTTTGTTCTGTCCACGAAGCAGGTCAGATTAGTGAAACTTGTGGGCAGGAGTTTTTAAGAGTGACACCTGGTATTCGTTTACCTGGTGGAGAAGCTCATGATCAAAAGCGAATTGCCACACCAAATGGAGCTCGCACCGGTGGGTCATCATTAATCGTTGTAGGTCGAGCTATTACTGGGGCAACAGATCCGGTAGCAGCATATAAAAAAGTTTGCGAATTATGGGAGGAAAAATAAATGACTGTACAAAATGAAATCGCTCATGGAATGTTAAAGGTAGGAGCTGTGGAATTGAATGCCAATGATTTATTTACTTGGGCTTCAGGAATAAAATCACCAATCTACTGTGATACACGTTTAACAATTTCTGACGTAACAGTTCGTAAACAAATCGCGCAAGGTCTTGCACGAAATATTAAAGAATTCTTCCCGGAAACGGAATGTATAGCTGGTACTGCAACAGCTGGTATTCCGCATGCTGCTTGGGTGTCGGATGTATTAGAAATGCCAATGGTTTACGTTCGTTCAAAGGCCAAAGAACACGGTCGTGGCAACCAAATCGAAGGGAAAATCGCCCAGGGTCAAAAAGTAGTTGTAGTAGAGGACATCATTTCAACTGGTGGCTCATCAATAACTGCAGTTGAAGCATTACGTGCTGCGGGCTGTGAAGTAGTAGGTGTAGTCTGCGTTTATACATATAATTTACCACGTGCTGAACAAGCCTTTGAAGAAGCGGGTGTGAAATACGTTTCTTTAACGAACTTTGACTTTTTAGTAGAAGCTGCAACAGAAACTGGAGCAATTAAAGAAGAAGATATTCCGTTTTTAAAAGAGTGGCATGCGAAGTTGAAAGCGGGAGAGCTTTAATTACCTACTTAACAAAAATTAGCGTTGAGATAACTGTTTTTTAAATAGTAGCTGTGCCGAAAGCCTGCGACAGGCACACCGCGGATCTTAAAGCAGGAAGGTTATAATAGCTTAAAATTTACTATAAGTGGTAGGTAAACTCCATTTAATAAATGGAGCTGCACCGAAAGCTTGCGACAGGTGCACTGCGAAGTTGAAAGCGGGAGAGCTTTAATTCCCTACTTAACAAAAATTACCGTTGAGTTAACTGTTTTTTAAATGGTAGCTGTGCCGAAAGCCTGCGACAGGCACACAATAACTAACGTTAATGAGGCAGCTTAAACTGAACTAGGGTTAGAAGTGTTCAAAAAAATAATAAGAGGAGGAAAACGAACCGTTTTCCTCCTCTTGCTTTTTATTTTAGTAACGTGTAGTAATTATTTGCCGTTGCCTTTACCAGGTTTCTCATTCGATTTCCCGGTCTTTTTGATTTTGATAGTTTTCGTCGTAATTTGGCCTGCTAAGTCTTCTGCTTCAATAACAAATTCATTTGTACCATCTGCTAATTCAAGCTCTACATCGATTTGTTTTTTGTAGCCGTTCATAGCATATGGTTCAGAAAGTTCATGCAGGAATCTTTCGTCTCCATTTACCGTTAATCTTAGCTCATCAAAATTATCTTGTAATGTAACAGAAACAGTTATTACGCTCTCTTTTGTATTTTTTGGATACTTTCCAACTGTAATTTTTGGGGCTTGCGTATCAACGAAAATTTTACGAGTAATTTGCATTTGGTTATCAAACTCATCAATTGCTTTTACGCGAATATCCTGGAAACCATCCTTTAGTTTTAAAGTATGAGAGAAGTTCTTGCCGTCTATGGCAGCTTCTACATCATTTACTGTAACAGAGGAAATCTTTGAATCATCCTCAATTGTTCCAGATACATTCACTTCACTTGTATTATAAACATCGAAGTATGCAGGAGTATCGATATAAATAACAGGTGGTTTTGTTTCTTTATTGCTGCCTACTTCGAATTCATAAGTTGTCGCATTGCTGGCAGCATCAACAACTAGAACAGTAATTTTATCTTTATTTGTTAATTCATTTGCAATGGTAAACGAAGTAGTAGAAGTCGACAGATTTTCTATAACTGCTTCTCCATTTACAAGTACTTGCCAATATTCTACGCCAGTTCCCGTCCCGACATCAGCAAAATTAGTGGCTGAAACAGTTTTAGTTTTATTATTAAAGCTTACTTTTGCTGTTGGTGCAGCTTTATCGACTTTCACAGGGAAATCGATGGATTGCCATTCTGCATTTTCATAATCGATCACACCACTTAAACGGATTGTGTAGTCTCCATCAGGTGCAACTTTATTATTAATTTTCCCGTCCCAGCCATAATCTAAATTATATGTGTAAGGTAATGTAGTGGCTGAAGAGATATAGTGCTTTCTTAGATTATTAGCTGTACGAACAGTACGAACAACCTTGCCTTTACTGTCAACTACTTCGACTTTAAATTGTTTCGCATTACGGAATAATGAGAATACAGGAATTACTTTATCACGTACGCCATCACCATTTGGAGAGAAACCAAAGCGAGTTGTATCAAATTCGCCACCGCCAGTGATAAACATACCCTGTTCATCTGCTAATGCTGTGTAGCCCCAGTATGTTAGTTCATCCCATGCAAAGTAATCGAATAGCCCTGCATCGTCCCATCCGCCGTTAAATCCGAAGAATGGTACGGATAACGGAACATTGCCTGTAACTTCTTCATTTGCATCTGTTAAAGTAACAAAACCATCTACAAAGAATCCATTATTATAGATAGCACGAATGTCAGCTGGAATATCTGATACATCCGCTGATACTGTAATTGTTGCTGTGCCATTAGCTGGAACAGTAACAGATTTTGGTGCGTTAATATCAGCTTCTGCCTCTGTTAATACCACTTGTCCATATGTGTTTGGTACATTTACAAATAATCCGTCACCGGCATCTACAGGGTAATCAATTTGAAGTTGCGTATTCACATCGTAAGTTACTGCTTTATCTGAATAGTTTTTAGCTTGTAAAGTAAAGGAGAATTGGTCGTTTTTAATCTCTTTTAACGCCACTTTACCCTCATTAGTTTTGCTATTTGTCACAACTACATCTGTTGAAAGAGCGTTCGCAATCTGCATTAAACCAGCACCTTGACGACGAGGGGAAACATATTCACCTTCATATAGCTCGATAGGAGTTGCTGTGTTCATCAATAGATTTTTAGTAAGTTGAACACGTTCTGAACCAGTTAGGTTGAATTCTGTATTAACTCGTTCTAAAACCAACGCACTACCACCGGCAACATGAGGAGCAGCCATGGAAGTCCCGCTCATAATACCGTATTCATCGTTGTTTAATGTTGAGAAAATATTGCCGCCTGGTGCTGTTATTTCAGGTTTGAAATCTAGATTCGGTGTTGGGCCCCAAGAAGTAAAACTGCTCATTTGGCCCGCACTAGGATTTTGAACCTCAATAAAATTACCTTCGAAGGAAACCGTTACTGCTTGTCCATTATCAAGAGCTGTTTTTAGTGCTAAGCCATCTGTTTGTAATGTTGACATAAATGGAATTGTGATGGCAGGATCGGATGCCATATTGATAGTGCCAGCTGCATTATTGTAAACAATCGCAGCAACTGCACCAGCATCTTGAGCATTTAGTCCTTTTTCAACGAAAGAAATTCCACCACGAGAAATCAGTGCTACTTTTCCTGTAAAGTCTTTTCCTTTGAAATCTTCAGGCGTTCCGAGACCTGCATCCATTACTTCAACCTGTCCATTTAAAACAGTTTGTGGGTTTGCATCATTTGCTAATAGATATAGAGCTCCTCCAGCTTTTTCACCATCAAATTGATAATTGAAACTGTAGGCTGTAATCATGCTGTTTTCAAAGGATGCAACACTGATTGAATCTTCTGAGATACCAGGCGATCCTGTTACACCATA is drawn from Lysinibacillus sp. SGAir0095 and contains these coding sequences:
- a CDS encoding S8 family serine peptidase → MKLRKSLLVTLIFILSFSSALLNVSAASASTKSLTNLPSIQHEKTEVNISQSLMNPENPDEKVRIVIELEGEAAIQKATKKGLLYKELKAAEKESLEADVVKEQKSAKANLKAAAPSLKYLKNFTVVFNGFSAEVEAKVVKNIASTAGVKAVYEATEYVRPEETPDMVYSKELVQAQQAWNDYGFKGEGMVVGIIDTGIDPSHKDMILSDNLTAELTQPEVEALLADGSIDNGQYYTAKVPFGYNYMDGNHEILDLGPDASMHGMHVGGTVGANGDEANNGIKGVAPEAQLLALKVFGNDPLFSSTYGDIYIKAIDDAIKLNADVLNMSLGSPAGYVDANNPEQQAVSRATENGIIVAISSGNSDMYGSGTFYPYAENQDYGVTGSPGISEDSISVASFENSMITAYSFNYQFDGEKAGGALYLLANDANPQTVLNGQVEVMDAGLGTPEDFKGKDFTGKVALISRGGISFVEKGLNAQDAGAVAAIVYNNAAGTINMASDPAITIPFMSTLQTDGLALKTALDNGQAVTVSFEGNFIEVQNPSAGQMSSFTSWGPTPNLDFKPEITAPGGNIFSTLNNDEYGIMSGTSMAAPHVAGGSALVLERVNTEFNLTGSERVQLTKNLLMNTATPIELYEGEYVSPRRQGAGLMQIANALSTDVVVTNSKTNEGKVALKEIKNDQFSFTLQAKNYSDKAVTYDVNTQLQIDYPVDAGDGLFVNVPNTYGQVVLTEAEADINAPKSVTVPANGTATITVSADVSDIPADIRAIYNNGFFVDGFVTLTDANEEVTGNVPLSVPFFGFNGGWDDAGLFDYFAWDELTYWGYTALADEQGMFITGGGEFDTTRFGFSPNGDGVRDKVIPVFSLFRNAKQFKVEVVDSKGKVVRTVRTANNLRKHYISSATTLPYTYNLDYGWDGKINNKVAPDGDYTIRLSGVIDYENAEWQSIDFPVKVDKAAPTAKVSFNNKTKTVSATNFADVGTGTGVEYWQVLVNGEAVIENLSTSTTSFTIANELTNKDKITVLVVDAASNATTYEFEVGSNKETKPPVIYIDTPAYFDVYNTSEVNVSGTIEDDSKISSVTVNDVEAAIDGKNFSHTLKLKDGFQDIRVKAIDEFDNQMQITRKIFVDTQAPKITVGKYPKNTKESVITVSVTLQDNFDELRLTVNGDERFLHELSEPYAMNGYKKQIDVELELADGTNEFVIEAEDLAGQITTKTIKIKKTGKSNEKPGKGNGK
- a CDS encoding dihydroorotate dehydrogenase electron transfer subunit — translated: MIQQERMIVVRQSEIAHHIFELTLQGQIVQDMNPGQFVHIRVSDSFEPLLRRPISIANINKETGEATVIYRAEGRGTQILSQKQVGDEVDVLGPLGNGFPVEAAPEGGTALLVGGGIGVPPLYELSQQLNARGIRTIHVFGFATEDVCFYEDQFSTLGDTHFVTVDGSKGTKGFVTDLLEELQPEFDVFYSCGPLPMLRALEQFYPEKPGYLSFEERMGCGIGACFACICKTTEQTDKDYVKVCSDGPVFPKGVVEL
- the pyrE gene encoding orotate phosphoribosyltransferase; the encoded protein is MTVQNEIAHGMLKVGAVELNANDLFTWASGIKSPIYCDTRLTISDVTVRKQIAQGLARNIKEFFPETECIAGTATAGIPHAAWVSDVLEMPMVYVRSKAKEHGRGNQIEGKIAQGQKVVVVEDIISTGGSSITAVEALRAAGCEVVGVVCVYTYNLPRAEQAFEEAGVKYVSLTNFDFLVEAATETGAIKEEDIPFLKEWHAKLKAGEL
- a CDS encoding dihydroorotate dehydrogenase, which gives rise to MSRLSIQLPGLDLKNPIMPASGCFGFGKEFANLYDLSKLGAIMIKATTVETRLGNPTPRVAETAAGMLNAIGLQNPGLEKVMNNELPYLERFDVPIIANVAGTITEDYVEVAEKISTAPNVKALELNISCPNVKHGGITFGTDPVVARELVEAVKKVSKVPVYVKLSPNVTDIVEIAKAVESGGADGITMINTLVGMRLDERTGKPVIANGTGGLSGPAVKPVAIRMVYEVYKAVNIPIIGMGGVTNAQDVIDFMSAGASAVAVGTANFVDPFVCPNIIEELPARLEKLGIKHIKELIGRSHL
- the pyrF gene encoding orotidine-5'-phosphate decarboxylase, which encodes MNKNPIVALDFPGEKEVFQFLDQFNESIFVKIGMELYLQEGPGIVQKVKEQGHDIFLDLKLHDIPNTVKSAMKGLARLGVDLVNVHAAGGIEMMSGALEGLEAGTPAGKERAKLIAVTQLTSTTEEQMKQEQKINLSLLDSVLHYASTTKEAGLDGVVCSVHEAGQISETCGQEFLRVTPGIRLPGGEAHDQKRIATPNGARTGGSSLIVVGRAITGATDPVAAYKKVCELWEEK